From the Calonectris borealis chromosome 12, bCalBor7.hap1.2, whole genome shotgun sequence genome, one window contains:
- the PDCD2L gene encoding programmed cell death protein 2-like isoform X1: MAARPPVLLGLRDAAMVAPCRGGGQAPAWATNKLGGAADWVPSVRPGSPRCGECGRALAHLVQVYCPLDGSPFHRVANVFACAGRGCWGAPRSWKVLRSQYLQARGEETQAYSVKQKQESNFAAKDWCDEADDWGVCDVTEPPACASLQLLGLNKVVSSSLSREVECASQFQQLRLSEATDGSGSLNTHPSVSEGMVMATSSSAPVFQPFYISVVDEEDYAGFLDTDHADKLLKEYQQREGVDLEQLMSESFASEGDNEKYEKSEVKSRDHTFHKFMKRISVCHEQILRYSWGGQPLFITCPPANINKGIPACSNCGSSRIFEFQLMPALVSMLQSDSDLSVEFGTVIVYTCERSCWPTNHQTPLEEFIFVQEDPDERLFK, from the exons ATGGCGGCGAGGCCACCCGTGCTGCTGGGTCTCCGCGACGCCGCCATGGTGGCGCCGTGCCGAGGAGGCGGGCAGGCCCCCGCCTGGGCCACCAACAAGCTGGGCGGCGCCGCG GACTGGGTGCCCTCCGTGCGCCCGGGCTCTCCCCGCTGCGGGGAGTGCGGGAGGGCGCTGGCGCACCTGGTGCAGGTGTACTGCCCGCTGGACGGGTCCCCCTTCCACCGCGTCGCCAACGTCTTTGCGTGTGCCGggaggggctgctggggagcgCCCCGGAG CTGGAAGGTGCTGCGCTCCCAGTATTTACAGGCACGAGGAGAGGAAACACAAGCTTACAGCGTAAAACAG aaaCAAGAATCGAACTTTGCTGCAAAGGATTGGTGTGATGAAGCAGATGACTGGGGAGTCTGTGATGTAACAGAACCTCCTGCGTGTGCCTCCCTTCAGCTGCTTGGCTTAAATAAAGTGGTGAGCAGCTCCTTGTCCAGAGAGGTGGAGTGTGCATCCCAGTTCCAACAGCTTCGCTTGTCTGAAGCTACGGATGGCTCAGGTTCCCTGAATACACATCCTTCAGTCAGTGAGGGAATGGTAATGGCAACTTCTAGTTCAGCTCCTGTGTTCCAGCCCTTTTACATTAGTGTTGTGGATGAGGAAGACTACGCTGGTTTCCTTGATACAGATCATGCAGATAAGCTATTGAAGGAGTATCAGCAGAGAGAGGGTGTTGATTTGGAACAGCTGATGTCGGAAAG TTTTGCAAGTGAAGGTGATAATGAAAAATACGAGAAGAGTGAAGTCAAAAGCAGGGACCACACATTCCATAAATTTATGAAAAGAATATCTGTGTGTCATGAACAGATTCTAAG aTACTCTTGGGGTGGCCAGCCTTTATTCATAACATGTCCTCCAGCCAACATTAACAAAGGTATTCCAGCCTGCAGTAACTGTGGAAGCAGCAGAATATTTGAATTTCAACTCATGCCAGCGCTGGTCAGCATGCTCCAGAGTGATTCAG aTTTGTCAGTGGAATTTGGAACTGTTATAGTTTACACATGTGAGAGAAGCTGTTGGCCAACAAATCATCAGACCCCTcttgaagaatttatttttgtgcaaGAAGACCCGGATGagagattatttaaataa
- the PDCD2L gene encoding programmed cell death protein 2-like isoform X2, with amino-acid sequence MAARPPVLLGLRDAAMVAPCRGGGQAPAWATNKLGGAADWVPSVRPGSPRCGECGRALAHLVQVYCPLDGSPFHRVANVFACAGRGCWGAPRSWKVLRSQYLQARGEETQAYSVKQKQESNFAAKDWCDEADDWGVCDVTEPPACASLQLLGLNKVVSSSLSREVECASQFQQLRLSEATDGSGSLNTHPSVSEGMVMATSSSAPVFQPFYISVVDEEDYAGFLDTDHADKLLKEYQQREGVDLEQLMSESFASEGDNEKYEKSEVKSRDHTFHKFMKRISVCHEQILRESNAAYLVKLSQCSDRTFVYQVSRTRWN; translated from the exons ATGGCGGCGAGGCCACCCGTGCTGCTGGGTCTCCGCGACGCCGCCATGGTGGCGCCGTGCCGAGGAGGCGGGCAGGCCCCCGCCTGGGCCACCAACAAGCTGGGCGGCGCCGCG GACTGGGTGCCCTCCGTGCGCCCGGGCTCTCCCCGCTGCGGGGAGTGCGGGAGGGCGCTGGCGCACCTGGTGCAGGTGTACTGCCCGCTGGACGGGTCCCCCTTCCACCGCGTCGCCAACGTCTTTGCGTGTGCCGggaggggctgctggggagcgCCCCGGAG CTGGAAGGTGCTGCGCTCCCAGTATTTACAGGCACGAGGAGAGGAAACACAAGCTTACAGCGTAAAACAG aaaCAAGAATCGAACTTTGCTGCAAAGGATTGGTGTGATGAAGCAGATGACTGGGGAGTCTGTGATGTAACAGAACCTCCTGCGTGTGCCTCCCTTCAGCTGCTTGGCTTAAATAAAGTGGTGAGCAGCTCCTTGTCCAGAGAGGTGGAGTGTGCATCCCAGTTCCAACAGCTTCGCTTGTCTGAAGCTACGGATGGCTCAGGTTCCCTGAATACACATCCTTCAGTCAGTGAGGGAATGGTAATGGCAACTTCTAGTTCAGCTCCTGTGTTCCAGCCCTTTTACATTAGTGTTGTGGATGAGGAAGACTACGCTGGTTTCCTTGATACAGATCATGCAGATAAGCTATTGAAGGAGTATCAGCAGAGAGAGGGTGTTGATTTGGAACAGCTGATGTCGGAAAG TTTTGCAAGTGAAGGTGATAATGAAAAATACGAGAAGAGTGAAGTCAAAAGCAGGGACCACACATTCCATAAATTTATGAAAAGAATATCTGTGTGTCATGAACAGATTCTAAG AGAGTCCAATGCAGCCTATCTGGTCAAGCTGTCTCAGTGTAGTGACAGGACCTTTGTTTATCAAGTTTCCAGAACCAGGTGGAACTAA
- the LOC142087303 gene encoding fatty acyl-CoA hydrolase precursor, medium chain-like, giving the protein MATGKDTSLLSLILTVGVTALVATGQKEEQPEVVTKYGRVRGYQFKVDAAQRSVNVFLRLPFAKPPVGPLRFSEPQPPEPWKGVRDATSYPPMCLQDKVKGQLISDIITNRKEQVLLQMSEDCLYLNVYTPVSTEKQEKLPVFVWIHGGGFILGAASSYDGSALAAFDNVVVVTIQYRLGIVGYFSTGDKHARGNWGYLDQVAALQWIQENIVHFGGDPGSVTIAGESAGGISVSALILSPLAKGLFHKAISESGTAVRLFFTDQPEKEAQRIATASGCEKSSSAAIVECLRDKTEEEILQITLKMDLSPLHLCCTLPEKCKQSSIFISASADGVFFPKSPRQLLSEKMINAVPYIIGVNNYEFGWALPTLMKLPPYTDGLDEVVARQVLQSLLAFLLKGVTPEVVDRVYNEYIGNAENRAQVRDGLLDATGDLLFVLSAIEVARYHRDAGNPVYFYEFQHRPSSATGVVPEFVKADHGAEIAFVFGKPFLAGYATEEENKLSRTVMRYWTNFARNGNPNGEGLVHWSQYGLDERYLEIDLKQKVAKKLKERKMEFWIQLTKQMMNQRREHTDL; this is encoded by the exons ATGGCCACTGGAAAGGACACATCGCTCCTGTCCTTGATTCTCACCGTTGGTGTCACAGCGCTTGTAGCTACTG GACAAAAAGAAGAGCAACCAGAAGTGGTGACTAAATATGGGAGAGTCCGAGGATACCAATTCAAAGTAGATGCAGCCCAGAGGAGTGTAAATGTCTTTTTGAGACTTCCTTTTGCTAAGCCTCCAGTTGGACCACTGAGGTTTTCTGAACCCCAGCCACCTGAGCCATGGAAAGGTGTCAGAGATGCCACTTCCTACCCACCAAT gtGTCTACAGGATAAAGTAAAAGGACAGTTGATTTCAGACATTATTACTAATAGAAAAGAACAAGTTCTTCTCCAAATGTCTGAAGATTGCTTATACCTAAACGTGTATACACCCGTTTCTACAGAAAAACAGGAGAAGCTGCCT GTGTTTGTATGGATCCATGGAGGTGGATTCATTTTAGGAGCAGCTTCATCATATGATGGTTCAGCATTAGCGGCTTTTGACAATGTGGTGGTTGTAACAATTCAGTACAGATTAGGTATTGTTGGATATTTTAG CACTGGTGATAAGCATGCCCGAGGTAACTGGGGGTATTTGGATCAAGTAGCAGCTCTTCAGTGGATTCAGGAAAATATCGTACATTTTGGAGGAGATCCAGGATCCGTCACTATTGCTGGAGAATCTGCAGGAGGAATCAGCGTTTCTGCTCTT ATCTTATCTCCCCTGGCGAAGGGCTTGTTCCATAAGGCCATTTCAGAGAGTGGTACTGCAGTCAGGCTTTTTTTCACTGACCAGCCTGAGAAGGAAGCACAA AGAATTGCTACTGCCTCTGGCTGTGAAAAATCCAGTTCAGCTGCAATAGTTGAATGCTTAAGAGATAAAACAGAAGAAGAGATATTACAGATAACACTAAAAATG GATTTGTCACCGCTGCACCTCTGCTGTACCTTGCCTGAAAAATGCAAACAG tcttccATTTTCATCAGTGCATCTGCAGATGGtgtattttttccaaagagtCCCAGGCAATTACTATCTGAAAAAATGATCAATGCAGTCCCATACATAATAGGAGTAAATAACTATGAATTTGGATGGGCACTTCCTACG TTAATGAAATTGCCTCCTTACACAGATGGTCTGGATGAAGTTGTTGCACGTCAAGTTTTACAGAGCCTCTTAGCATTTTTACTTAAG ggtGTTACTCCTGAAGTTGTTGATCGAGTATACAATGAGTACATAGGGAATGCAGAAAACCGTGCTCAGGTGCGAGATGGCCTTCTTGATGCAACAGGAGAccttttgtttgttctttcagCCATTGAAGTGGCTAGATACCATAGAG ATGCTGGCAACCCAGTCTACTTTTATGAATTTCAACATCGACCAAGTTCAGCGACAGGTGTTGTACCAGAGTTTGTAAAAGCAGATCATGGAGCTGAGATTGCCTTTGTCTTTGGAAAGCCATTCTTAGCCG GGTAtgctacagaagaagaaaataaacttagCAGAACTGTTATGAGATACTGGACTAACTTTGCTAGAAATGG AAATCCCAACGGAGAAGGCTTGGTCCATTGGTCTCAATATGGTCTGGATGAAAGATACCTGGAAATAGACCTAAAGCAAAAGGTagcaaagaaattgaaagaacGCAAAATGGAGTTTTGGATACAGCTCACAAAACAAATGATGAATCAAAGGAGAGAACACACAGATTTGTAA
- the LOC142087022 gene encoding uncharacterized protein LOC142087022 codes for MDVINKITAMSPPTSKKETQAFLGVVGFWRMHIPDYSLIVSPLYQVTRKKNDFKWGPEQRQAFEQIKREIVQAVALGPVRAGQDVKNVLYTAAGENGPTWSLWQKAPGETRGRPLGFWSRGYRGSEARYTPTEKEILAAYEGIRAALEVVGTEAQLLLAPRLPVLGWMFKGNVPSTHHATNATWSKWVALITQRARIGNPSRPGILEVITNWPEGKDFGISSEEEVTRAEEAPLYNKLPENEKQYALFTDGSCRPVGKRRRWKAAVWSPIRQVAETAEGEGESSQFAEVKAIQLALDIAEREKWPVLYPYTDSWMVANALWG; via the coding sequence atggatgtgattaacaaaataacagccatgtccccaccgactagcaaaaaggaaacacaagctttcttaggcgttgtgggtttttggagaatgcatattccagattacagcctgattgtaagccctctctatcaagtgaccaggaagaagaacgacttcaaatggggccctgagcaacgacaagcctttgaacaaattaaacgggagatagttcaggcagtagcccttgggccagtccgggcaggacaagatgtaaagaatgtgctctacaccgcagccggggagaatggccctacctggagcctctggcagaaagcaccaggggagactcgaggtcgacccttagggttctggagtcggggatacagaggatccgaggcccgctacactccaactgagaaggagatattggcagcatatgaagggattcgagctgctttggaagtggttggcactgaagcacagctcctcctggcaccccgactgccggtgctgggctggatgttcaaagggaacgtcccctccacacatcatgcaaccaatgctacgtggagtaagtgggtcgcactgatcacacagcgggcccgaataggaaaccccagtcgcccaggaatcttggaagtgatcacaaactggccagaaggcaaagatttcggaatatcctcagaggaggaggtgacacgtgctgaagaggccccactgtataataaactaccagaaaatgagaagcaatatgccttgtttactgatgggtcctgtcgtcctGTGGGGAAGcgtcggaggtggaaagctgctgtatggagtcctatacgccaagttgcagaaactgctgaaggggaaggtgagtcgagccagtttgcagaggtgaaagccatccagctggccttggacattgctgaacgagaaaagtggccagtgctctatccctatactgactcatggatggtggcaaatgccctgtgggggtag